One segment of Pandoraea pnomenusa DNA contains the following:
- a CDS encoding SDR family oxidoreductase translates to MKTALIIGASRGIGMEFVRQYREDGWRVFATARNDDGLAALRELGAEPLRLDVTRIESISGLSWQLDGVALDVAVYNAGVNSERTTGLAPVTTAEFDRVFHTNVLGAMHAAPLVLPLVEAAGGAFGFLSSRMGSMALMESNGSWLYRASKAAVNSIVKATSLEAQRATCVAMHPGWVRTDMGGEHADIDVQTSVAGMRRVLARAPGERATHNGGFFNYDGNALAW, encoded by the coding sequence ATGAAAACAGCACTCATCATCGGCGCCTCGCGCGGCATCGGCATGGAGTTCGTGCGGCAATACCGGGAAGACGGCTGGCGCGTGTTCGCCACCGCCCGCAACGACGACGGACTGGCGGCCCTGCGCGAACTCGGCGCCGAGCCGCTCAGGCTCGACGTCACGCGTATCGAATCGATCTCCGGCCTGTCCTGGCAACTGGACGGCGTGGCACTCGACGTTGCGGTCTACAACGCGGGCGTGAATTCCGAGCGCACCACGGGCCTCGCGCCGGTTACGACGGCGGAATTCGACCGCGTGTTTCACACGAACGTGCTCGGCGCCATGCATGCCGCGCCGCTCGTGCTTCCGCTGGTCGAGGCGGCCGGCGGCGCCTTCGGTTTCCTGTCGAGTCGCATGGGCAGCATGGCGCTCATGGAATCGAACGGCAGCTGGCTGTATCGCGCCAGCAAGGCGGCCGTGAATTCGATCGTGAAGGCGACGTCGCTCGAAGCACAGCGCGCCACATGCGTGGCCATGCACCCCGGCTGGGTGCGCACGGACATGGGCGGCGAGCACGCCGATATCGACGTGCAGACGAGCGTCGCCGGCATGCGCCGCGTACTCGCCCGTGCACCGGGCGAGCGCGCCACGCACAACGGCGGCTTCTTCAACTACGACGGCAACGCGCTCGCCTGGTAA